The nucleotide window acgtTTTCGTGTTATCTCgactgttacaactgagaaaccaaagaccagtgatgccatcaactttaggaagatgggctgcgcttgggtctttggaaggaaattgacctttttttttttttctttttttttttaaagagagtgaaaagtctcattactgatgacttctactgtcaagtcgatcacctctgaagatccactctgatgggaagttcataaaacaaaatttctttgagagagaaagacttccattttggaaaatctctttccaactgaagtcaaaattacacactgtaggttaaaggaaaaaatacattactgaagcagtaactcatcaaaaacacctcaggactcactgtcactagttacaaggctgctaatgcttcccgggaaagcctggaaaacacacagatgcGACGCccgtttgtcctgttttgtccacgtctcttctttgaccttgattgcttttagtacagatgctaattatctccgtaacgtttttgagtactactataagatatttaaaaaaaaaaatcattgactgtaaaagcataaagcttttatcatgaaaacaaagtctgtttcttctgaacagctgaactcttacgaacagtttcttccctcttttagtacaaaattattttcacagtatcgtttactagcaagcacacagcaacagaagattatgctttcaggaagagaaaataaactgagggaagtaaactttgtataggtgtaacatgctccggaacagaacttatttttagcatttgtgttaaaatatttcacgtaaaaaaaagtagaaggagagtTGGCACACTCTCAACGTTAAAGCCCATACCgcaagtacctttggaaaaatgcagacacacgtcgtaggcgtaccttgtacttgcaggccgctacggaatctttccatctgtctcgtaccgtcacggcagaagaaagggcaaccacggcgaaacggtgccagctgacagccagctgagagaagaaaaaaaaaaaaacattagcacaaagctgggtaggaatccaaagctgctgtcaggcagcacaagagctctgcaggctggcaccagtcaatattgcactctctaaaatcaaacaacaacaaaacaaaaccgtgaccctgtagccttctttttttttttttcttcttcttctttcagagctcatccctgcctcagcattttgtcttgtcagagcatgaagcacAGGTGATCCGTACCCTGACGACTTCCGTGTGCGCTgaatgcctgttcagaaatagtccagatctgcaagactggtgtcatttatatggttttaatcatcataactcaaattttatttactcatgcatttgtgaggaaactaattaacttttagacactgcctctcctttttttggggggtgggggtggaaatgcgTTAGAGACcgaaaaacattacgattcagagctcccaaccacgagggagtggtggagaagtcaatgaaagcaaagaccaacagcagcaacatcaactgaaagttggctttaattccgatcacgtacttaagcgactctccaacTCTATGCCCcggtcctaggaatgactaggccctttttggaaggacaaacttgtttacttaaaagtcctagactgaagactccgctgaacggaatagggattgtcccacgggacaacatgccatcaacactcttaatggggaaggaaaaaaaaaaaaaaaaaaacaaataaaaatcaagtttaagtaccagttcccatcatgtttcactcattacatttctactggcatctaggtgctcaaaaatgaactacagggacaccacatattcctaaaaattcacttatacataaaaaagtaaaaggctatttccaacttgcccatcaaatcagtatgaacagagagaagagaaacacgcGACCTTGAAggagctaacaggcagctctgaatttaccagacaggaaatttcattctttcccctgaaacaaaaacacatcaagggaccagttcaggaacagggcacgatctggtaacagcaatttttccatcaccttttctgcactagcagcaaatttgccttctctgtgggtttaacgtggagcatctgtagcgCCCTCAaactcgcaagtgtttctctccgctcccccagcccgatacgtgcaattacctgagcagcaagcggaattgaccacgcaggattttctttgtGTGACGCGGAAGGTGACGCtggcagaagaggagacaaagaaatgaacctgcttgtcacacccagccaacggtaaaaagacaggggaggattctgccggaagggctctgcaccccaggagctcccgccggccggtttctctcccctttgcccggtaccgaggggacgacgacacctcgcccgTGCCCCCTCGcaggggggggctgccccaggagagacgggggaccccacctcgcttctgcccgcgggaacggaccgggagagaccctccacgcagagagaggagcgcggcgtggattgcatgcccgagggaagaggccgggctccccgctggcagaaggacaactcacctccctgctgctcggagctgcttgctgcggacagccctgcccgcgcccggccgctctcccgccgtgctgggagcgcagtccggccgacggacgctccagcgaaaagacgctccagctaatcgcgcctcctgctcgttacagccgcaggtacttttgcctctggctaatgcacgctccagacagcggacaccccgcctcgttccagctcccgcttgctacagttctggctccttgaagccccagctccgcactgaagctccggctgatttcagctgcttctccttacaagctccagctacgtgcaacggtctgggctttccataaggttgtgtatcaactgctgtcaaaactggagcattaggattaaacatcagagttacacgccaaataaatattcgttagtttgCACGATTAATTAcctaacaactattctgagcagtgcagaaagaagagctggactcaaagagggcacggggggtctgaaaagcacctttcccccccacagaccatcacagatgttgagttcggcctgctgcgtgccggactcccaaacttcggcgtccgacacaaccagacccccatctccggggagggtccacgcaccctgcccgccccccgcttccccccgcagcccccaacaccctcccacccgcctgcaaaaccagccaagccggctcccgcttttggcccccacaccagctgactcggggcccatttgggagccaaaaaacccggctgctgagcctgttctcaaggcccaaacacgcagggccggacctctgtttctgggcccaaagccacgcagctcggtctgtttccgagcccccacatcagccacgcgagcctcTTGTCAagacccaggaacagaaaacttgttctccgtttctgaccctgcagtgcccacggacgacgctgagcgtagccaccccacagccctgcacccccggggccccacacgtagtttcggggagtgctcgggacctgcggagggcccggccccacgcctctgcggggcagccccagcacaggcacggtgtcgcttcacgattgccgtttcaggctttatttccccgccaccaccggcacggccaggcccccaccccaaacccccagccgaagcacccccgcgggcagccgggcccagccacccagaaaacaagaaaaccaaagagggtacaagacagagaccgtggggaaaggcaaggagaaggacacagaaacagagagagcgcgggagggatagggagcaggacagagagatggagcaagaaaggaaaaaaggacgggaggcagaaccaagggaaagagagacaaggacggggagcgggacaaagggacggaagagggaaaaaaaaaatagcgacgggctgcaggacagagatgaagggattaaatagacacagggagcatgacagaaggacacagagagacaaaagggacaaagagcaggccagcatcggaggggaaaaaaccaactgcgatgggcagtgggagagagagacggaaaaaggaaaaagtactgaggaacagaaaaaagaaagaagcgacagctaggctagctggacaggcggacacacttagaaagggcgggagagggaatggggcagagaaagacagacagaaaaggtagcGAAAGAAcgcaaggcagaggaacagcaaggcggggcgggggggaagggacaggggtctgggcagagatggagaaataagcagcagggacagaggagacagaaagagggacagggaacacggcagagaaggaaaaatcaggacagcggcaggacggagataaaaaactgggacggtcctcaggacagagaggaatacgaatacgagcagggagcgggacaaagggatacagcgagaaacgacgggacaggaagcaagacagcgcgacagacaagaacaatgagaaggagagagagagacactgacagagacagagaccgtgagaagcacagggggttgggaaacttagaaagagaggtatcaggagccctgcagacagAGGGAGGGTGactaaaaaaggggcaggaagcagcacaaagggtcacagagagtaagagacgaacaggaaggaggacggggacagcgagatccagaatgacaaaaataaacagcaacagcgagcaagacaaagggacagacagagaaacagaaagtaggaagaagagagataggaaggcagggacacagcgcggcacgtacaggcgcagagacgaaaagaacgccaggggaacaggccagagaaattgggaggcagggaaagaggcggatgcagatcaggacaaggagatggaaaaggaaaaaaacagcgactggctgcaggacaaagacggggatgggggcggggggggagagggagagggagcaggacaagaacgcaaagagaaaaagaaaggggggcagtcgaatgagagagagagagaggaagggggggaggaagagggagcaggacaagagaatagacagaaaagaggaggcacagggaagcaaaataaaaaaaaaaaaaaaaagaaaccaaacgtcacagcagcatgagaaaacgagggggtcaggagagggggagggagggaccgggaggcacaagaggagcgacagggccccgagggcccaggactcaccacagctctcgctcttggagctgccaggagaccttgccagttcagacgcttctttctccttctctcctcccttcctcttctgtaactccagtcgcttggctgtcctccacataacggaacacgcgagcgcctcgcagctcttacgagatgaggcctcctagacacgtagcctcgctcgctcgctcactatgtggccgtaccgcgctgctggtcatgcatacagaccctggcggtctaacctgctgtggactacgaggcgggatcctcccacacccagagaggcaggttctctcttgcctgcagcgggaggcagctgccagccagatggccttccatttcttcttctttacctttctgtggcctctccagcttcagcagctcccgtccacagccagtaagcgctccgcctgtccctctgtgctcccacGCCgcaaggagagggaggccaggcagagacagcccacgcaagcctgaggccgctgcagtcaacggcatccccggggacgaacggacaaccgcactcacagtgtggcctctgggagagggaaagaggcagcagccacccttattaccgtagctcgaccctggccggagcccctccttccgcaggggcttccgcagacgccgctcgttccccgcgccgctgctaacggcacccacgttcagggagactcaagaacatcgcagggccagcttgctgccctcacgacagggctcgggggctgcctgcggctacagcacaggcaggcttcaggggaggggctggagctgggggcagccgcacgggccgagcgaaggcgccgggggagctccggcgactcggggaggcgcccgctggccgcgcctggggggtgcccgcctccgtcccctcttcccttctatcggctctcggggaactgccgggcactgccctggcccggctcgcctccggcggaccgggagcctgccgcggcggccgcttcgcagcttcccgtcccgccagccccgggcggccagcgggcaggaggcaccccccgcccccgccggaggggatcgctcgcctcacccgcggtcccggcgctcgcccgctgccgctgagacccgcgccctgcgcgccaccacgctgctcccagggaccgcgcaTGCGCTGGCCGTCGACGGCGcgccggaggggtcagagccgGCGCGCGAACGCCGGGCTGCAGTACCACACTTTGCCCACAAGGCGGCACCagcggaggcggcggcgctgcTGCGCACCTGTGCGGTGCCGGCGCTGCTGTTCCGCGCTTTTCGCGCTGAGCGCCCGCCGACACCGCGCACGTGGGGCAGCAGCGGCGTTTCCTTACCGGGAGGAAGCAACGAGCGCGGCGGCACTTTCCCccggtgccgcactgccgttACTGTTGGACCACGGGTGCCGTTACAGGGGCACCACCGCGCCTTTGCAGCCTCCGAGCTGTAGTACCGAATTTTGGTCgccgggcagcagcatccccacaacgatcctcttctgagcaTCAGCTGGgtgagggatgactgacagctcagcccagtagagaccagccacaggcggcaactacttactgggggcacagggcttgcattgccctgccccttccccactcgcagcccgggcagtcatcttcatcgcctccgttccaaaaagcacccgagtggctggagcgtttacagcagtcaagtgcaaagaacagacaattcgggtggtcgcttctgtccctgcccccccccccccccattatctggagaggagaagcagcacagggacctgcaaacggcaggggggaggggggggtggtcccctggagcaagccccagggactgctgtatccctctgcatgtggcatcagggttgcgggagtgaaagcagccagtcaacagctgctggcgagagatttaaaaaaaaaaaaacaaacataacacctggttcaggtgacagcctgaaggcaggccacaagagacccaaagctgctttctgccagaggggcagctctgtccagcaggaaacgccgcgtcccagcgcaccagaggcgagcggcccacctgcaagcgagcgataccctggtgaccctggggctcagttggggtgggcgcacctttcctcacctccgTGCTATCGGAACTCTGGCTTCACAattgccgtttcaggctttatttccccgccatcaccggcacggccaggcccccaccccaaaccccccagccgaagcacccccgcgggtagctgggcccagccacccagaaaacaagaaaaccaaagagggtacaagacagagaccgtggggaaaggcaaggagaaggacacagaaacagagagagcacgggagggatagggagcaggacagagagatggagcaagaaaggaaaaaaggacgggaggcagaaccaagggaaagagagacaaggacggagagcaggacaaagggacagaagaggaaaaaaaaatagcgacaggctgcaggacagagatgaagggattaaatagacacagggagcgtgacagaaggacacagagagacaaaagggacaaagagcaggccagcatcagagggggaaaaaccaactgcgatgggcagcgggagagagagacggaaaaagaaaaaagtactgaggaacagaaaaaagaaagaagcgacagctagctggacaggcggacacagttagaaagggcgggagagggaatagggcagagaaagacagacagaaaaggtagtgaaagaaagcaaggcagaggaacagcaaggcggagcgggggggaagggacaggggtctggacagagatggagaaataagcagcagggacagaggaaaagagacagaaagagggacagggaacatggcagagaaggaaaaatcaggacagcggcaggacggagataaaaaactgggacggtcctcaggacagagaggaatacgaatacgagcagggagcgggacaaagggatacagcgagaaacgacgGGATAAGAAGCAAGACAGcgcgacagacaagaacaatgagaacaagagagagagagagagacagacagacagacagacagagaccgtgagaagcacagggaGTTGGGGAATTTAGAAAGTgaggtatcaggagccctgcagagagagggagggtgaataaaaaaggggcaggaagcagcacaaagggtcacagagagtaagagatgaacaggaaggaggatggggacagtgagatccagaatgacaaaaataaacagcaacagcgagcaagacaaagggatagaaacagaaagtaggaagaagagagataggaaggcagggacacagagcggTGCAGctcggcggtctgacctgctgcggactacgaagagggatccttccacaaacaaatgcaaatgacaattgtcccaaataatacacaaagtccaacccagcaatagctttcgcttatgccttacgggcagacgcctaggcttccgctgcagacgggtaccctcgaagccccaaccctgcgaagctttcgccgcgcctcacgggcgggctttccaaaccaattccaaagaagcagcgccttaccttttttccagggaacgctgcgaggagctttgcgagtcgagggtgatggttctccccgagaatacctcggtgccggccggagttcgatcgacactcgatctcgtccagtctcactcgcaaggtcccatctgggtcgccaaaaccgttaccgaaatccggaataaaactccttaacaccaacgtgaagttaagaagcgggcactttgtttatcgcagcgctggggacacgggggatcgctcctccaaaggcgtgtcccgcttagtatcaaaatccatcggtttttacagacttttcttgtcaggtcattgttacctaagctccttccgtaaaaatgcatactctgctcgttcttaaatttaacctttataatgatcggtcctttgattatataaccttatcaatgttcttatttaaaaacaatcattggtcagttacacttagctctgctgactggaatctttgatactcaaatcgagatgggaagggtaagggggtttccaagcagcaaactggtgtccacgacagtttccttagtttcctgaaacagaacgtagaaaaaccagtaacttcctggtgaggtttctagggttagctatttcaaactttaacaatattaaggttcctagagtcacgcgaacacagttcctaaagtttctatggctacgtttcaaccttaacgatcctatacgttatgcttcacaattttacttcttaatcaaacctaactcttctatgggattaaattttgatttctttaccagaatatttgcaacagctggagcccagcaggaatggggcggggggggggaagggggcaTGGCCTGacccccccagcgcctcacctcctcctcccctgggctccctcacggcccctcgcctcgtgcaaagggagcgcaaacgcagcccggagggcaaaggggacgggcggccagtgtttattcagtcagtcacgtgcctatcgagtcctgccagcgagtctgctccgggtctcggggcgccccccggcgctccctctgcccctcggacacctctgatagcctatttccatacattctgtatagCACAtctaaatattgggatggttttaatattttgtaccagctgtggaaactggtttgctgctaggtgactgcaaaagtgagatttggtaaataattattagaaatcttatactaacactacaattgaaacaatagacaaaagtatagccaagcaattaactagcagaggtaggtactcctaagttttgcagttctttgctcttatgactagatgttcctgtatggtagatgagaacaatgctgaaactgaccacatgtgattgaaactgcgttaagcttcaagatcaaagaacaaggacaagaataaagacttcaaggacagccagcaagaacttcaaatgggtcgctggttgcaaaagcagtccttcgactcaaatggatccttcattgcgcgtgatcggatgtaggcagtactatgataaccggttgccatcgtttttacgtatatgtatactaatctgattaacatgcaattagttattctgtataacctgtttgtgctaaagctgtggcatgcacgctaggtgcaactatcccccgtgtatccagcgctgcaatgaagaatgcctgctttctaaaactccaaaacgagtcttagggagtttcttcgaccggcttttcagtatcaggggtacaagggaggaaaggaaaaaaaaaaaaaaaaaaaaggcagcggtgtgggaaagaggggggaccaggggaggggcagggagggaccagaacgcggaagaggggaggcagggccccgagggcccggggctcaccacagctcttgttcttggcactgccaggagaatttgccagttcagacgcttctttctgctcctctcccgctccctcctcttctgtaactccggcggcgcggccgtcctccccctaggagaacacgCGTCTCGTAGGTCTTGCAGGacgaggcctcctaggcacggagcctcgctcgctcgcacgctacgtggccgtaccgcgcCGTCGGTGCTGCGtacggaccctgcggtgcagctcggcggtctgacctgctgcggactacgaagagggatccttccacgcgcggagaggcaggctctctcttgcctgcagcggggggcagctgctggccggccagccttccatttcttcttctctacctttctgtggcctctccagcttcagccgcagcagctcctgcccgcagccggtcagcgccccgcctgtccctttgtgctcccgcgccgcgaggagagggaggccaggcagagagcccgtgcaagctttccttGCCGGCGGCGTTTCCTCACCGGGAGGAAGCAAGGAGCGCGGCGACGcctccc belongs to Haliaeetus albicilla chromosome 3, bHalAlb1.1, whole genome shotgun sequence and includes:
- the LOC138684656 gene encoding uncharacterized protein — translated: MWRTAKRLELQKSKGGEKEKEASELARSPGSSKSESCASPSASHKENPAWSIPLAAQLDVSWHRFALVALSSAVTVRDRWKDSVVACKYKLYSPNKQDAKRQQQERKGCSCCGGSPRVFSLSPFRLSPRPTGGGGASERSRGALLLAGVKPRHELMLRRGSLWGCCCPATKIRYYSSEAAKARWCPCNGTRGPTVTAVRHRGKVPPRSLLPPGKETPLLPHVRGVGGRSARKARNSSAGTAQVRSSAAASAGAALWAKCGTAARRSRAGSDPSGAPSTASACAVPGSSVVARRARVSAAAGERRDRG